One Solanum lycopersicum chromosome 2, SLM_r2.1 genomic region harbors:
- the LOC101266689 gene encoding OPA3-like protein: MVLPLLKLGTLALKTLSKPIGSRLKKQAGLHPKFRNFIVSMAQANHRITTTMQRRLYGHATNVEIRPLDEEKAVQAAVDLLGEAFVFSVAVAALYFEVQRSSRSEAKKEELRRQELEQMRERDDALSREVESLKSKIQELEQLARGRGLAGVFNFRPSQVEEGKVPTPA; this comes from the exons ATGGTCCTCCCACTGTTGAAGCTTGGGACACTTGCATTGAAAACTCTCAGTAAACCCATTGGCAGTAGGCTCAAGAAACAAGCTGGATTGCACCCCAAGTTCCGTAATTTCATTGTTAGCATGGCCCAG GCAAACCACCGGATCACAACAACAATGCAGAGGCGGTTATATGGTCATGCAACCAATGTAGAGATACGGCCTTTGGATGAAGAAAAAGCTGTTCAAGCTGCTGTTGATCTTCTGGGGGAGGCTTTTGTCTTTTCG GTTGCAGTTGCTGCACTTTACTTTGAGGTGCAAAGAAGTTCTCGGTCAGAAGCCAAAAAGGAGGAACTTCGCAGGCAAGAGCTGGAG CAAATGAGGGAAAGAGATGATGCATTGTCACGAGAGGTGGAGAGCCTGAAAAGCAAAATTCAAGAGCTTGAACAGTTGGCAAGGGGACGAGGACTAGCTGGAGTGTTCAATTTCAGACCTTCTCAAGTTGAAGAAGGCAAGGTACCAACACCAGCTTGA
- the LOC101267861 gene encoding histone H3.2 — protein MARTKQTARKSTGGKAPRKQLATKAARKSAPATGGVKKPHRFRPGTVALREIRKYQKSTELLIRKLPFQRLVREIAQDFKTDLRFQSSAVAALQEAAEAYLVGLFEDTNLCAIHAKRVTIMPKDIQLARRIRGERA, from the coding sequence ATGGCTCGTACTAAGCAAACAGCCCGAAAATCTACCGGAGGAAAAGCTCCAAGGAAGCAATTGGCGACCAAAGCTGCCAGAAAGTCAGCTCCAGCCACCGGAGGAGTGAAGAAGCCTCACAGATTCAGGCCAGGAACTGTGGCTCTTCGTGAGATCCGCAAGTACCAGAAGTCAACTGAGCTTCTGATCCGTAAGCTTCCATTCCAGCGTTTGGTTCGTGAGATTGCTCAGGATTTCAAGACTGATCTCCGTTTCCAGAGTTCTGCTGTTGCTGCACTCCAGGAAGCTGCTGAAGCTTACCTTGTTGGTTTGTTTGAAGACACTAACTTGTGTGCCATTCATGCTAAGAGGGTTACTATCATGCCTAAGGATATCCAACTTGCTAGGAGAATTAGGGGTGAGAGGGCATAA